GCTGGGCGACGACGGCGACTGCGGTCGAAGGCGTCTTCGCAGCCGGCGACGTGATGGACACGCAGTATCAACAGGCAATCAGCGCCGCGGGGACGGGAAGTATGGCCGCACTCGACGCCGAAGCGTGGCTCGATGCGAACGGACACGCACCGGACGAAGCGACAGACCCACTCCAGGCGAGTGCAGACGACTGAACGGCCGAAATGACACAGACGCTGTTGTAACCCGAGTCCAGACGTCGAATCCGCGGTCGAAGCCCTTGACCACGAGGAGAGCGAAGTGATTACAGTCGGTCCCACAGCAAAAGACAGGTCGTGCACCGGTTCGAGTTGTATTATGTGAGTTTTCGAAACCGTAGATAGAAACTTGAGTCGGGACAAGAGAGAACAGTACTCTATCCGAGGAGACCGATACTGACCGTGCCCAATAGAGTAGTGTATTCGGGATATCGACCTTCTACAGGTGATTCGCACCGCCAAGACGAGCGGAAGACAGGGGCGCTTTCGCATTCCTGAAGATGCTCGTCCAGCATTCGGCTCGAACACCGTTGGGACTGCTGCCACCGGAACATCGACAGGATTGGACGACGGCGGCAGTGTTGCCGTCTCCCAGGATTGCGCCCATACGAGTGGGGCTCACACCCACCGGAAACGCCAAGTCCCCGGGCGGTCCACGCGGTAGTACATGCGCTACTATCGCACCACTGTAGACGGGCGTCTACACCTGGTCGCATTCGACGACGAGACCGGATACGACATCACATCTGCCAAGCCCGCCGTGACGGACTTCGCGGACCTCGCACACGTCGCGGACGTCGCCGGGTCGACGGTTGACGACGTCGCACGGGGGCTCTTGGACGACGCAGATGTCGTGGACGTCCCCGCCGACGAGTCCGTCGACGTGCCCGTCGGCGCAGACGAGGTGTGGGCGGCTGGCGTCACCTACGAGATCAGCGAACAGGCCCGCGAAGCCGAAAGCGGGATGCCGGAGATGTACCTCCACGTCTACGACGCAGACCGACCGGAGATATTCTTCAAGGCGACACCCAACCGCGTGGTCGGGCCGGGTGAGGCGGTTGGCATCAGGGAAGATTCGGACTGGAACGTCCCCGAACCGGAGCTGGGCATCGTCCTCCACCGGGGCGACATCGTCGGCTACACCATCGGCAACGACATGAGCAGTCGGTCTATCGAGGGCGAGAACCCGCTCTATCTCCCGCAGGCGAAGGTCTACGACCGGTGCTGCTCGCTCGGCCCGTGTGTCGTCTCCGCGGAGTCGGTCAGTGACCCCCACGACCTCACGATGTCGATGACCATCTCGGACGGCGACGAGGTCCGCTACGAGGGGGAGACCTCGACCGGCGAGATGGTCCGGACCTGCGAGGAGCTGGTCTCGTATCTCACCCGGCACAACGCGGTCCCCGAGTCGGCGGTACTCCTGACCGGTACCTCGCTGGTCCCCGAGGAAGGGTTCACCCTGTCGCCCGACGACCAGGTCGACATCACCATCGAGGGTATCGGTCGCCTGACCAACCCGACGACGATGGTCTGACCGGCGGCAGGGTACGGCCACGGTACTGTTCTGCAGTCCTGTCCGGTTTCGCTCGGTTCGAGTCCACCCGGACTCGCTGCTGTCCGACGATACGGAACGGCGAGGACGGTCGAGTCCGTCGAGAGCGGCGGTAGATAACAGTCGTACCTGTGTTATCATCTCGACGGATGTCGATTCCGGGATGCGAGTCGAGTATCCAGAGAGCCCACAGAAGGCCGCTTTGTCCAGAATACACGATATCTGTGCACTGCTGAACCGTCGATGTGAACCACCGTTCGACTCTACTGAAACCGGAACCACGAATCTGTTTGCCCAGAGCGCTCCGGGTCTGTACCGAGGAGGCCCGAACCGACCGAACGACGCAGCCCTCGTAGACTATCGACTGCGTAGCGCGTTCTACTCAGGTGAACGCTAGAGTCCCGTCGACGTCGAACGTCTGCATCCAAGGACCGGCCGAGTCGCGACCTCCGGTCACTCCGTCGGGTCGAGGACGACGTTCTCCAGGTCGCCGACGGCTTCGCCGTCGTCGAGTCGTCGGACGTTCCCGGCGACGATGTCGGCGAGTCGCTCGTAGTACTTGGGGGAGTGCCCGGCGTTGTGTGGCGTGACGAGGACGTTCTCGTAGTCCCAGAGCGCGTGGTCGGCGGGCAGCGGTTCAGGGTCGGTCACGTCGAGTGCCGCCCCACGGATTCGGTTGCCCTGGACGGCGCTGACGAGCGCCGGCGTGTCGACGAGGCCGCCGCGACCCACGTTCACGACCACGGCGTCCGGCGGGAGCGTGTCGAACTCGGCATCACCGAGGAGCCCCCTGGTCGTCTCGGTCAGCGGGCAGGCCAGGACGAGGTAGTCGGTCCGTGCGAGCGCACGGTTGAACGCAGCCGGTTCGAACCCGACGACCTCGTCCGTCGGCCCGCCCTTCTCGGGGGTGTACCGGACGCCGACGGTCTCGACGTCGAACCCCTGAAGACGCTCGACGACGGCCGTCCCGATGGCACCGAGGCCGACGACGGTGACGGTACTCCCGGCGAGCTCGTGGGCCTGGAAGTGTCGCCACTCCCCGCGCTGGGACCGCCGAACGGCCTCGTCGAGACGGCGGGTGAACATGAGCACGAAGCCCAGGACCTGTTCGGCGATGTTGGGGCCGTGGACGCCGGAGGCGTTGGTCACGGTGACGCCCATCTCGCGGAAGGTGTCGAGCGGGAGGTGGTCGTAGCCCGCGGCGGCCCCGGCGAACAGTTCCAGGTTGTCGGCCTGGTCGAGGAGGGCCGTCGAGATACGGGTGCTGGTCACGACACGGGCGAACTTGATGGCCGCTCGCTCCGCTTCCGGCGTCGCCGCGTGGAACACGTTGGCGTCCGGAAGCCGTTGGGAGAGTTCGCGGGCGTAGTCCTCGCTCGGCATCCCGTGGGGACCACTCCGGAGGACGAGGATATCGACGTCGTCCGGCGTCATCGACAGCCCCCTCCGGGTTTGACCCGACTCGGCGCGACCGATGCGTGGGTGGCGGGAGTCACACCGGTGCTACCTCCGGGCGTGCATTAACAGTTTCTGCGCCACGGACGGTCTCGAACACCCGGGAATCACCCATCCACGCAAGAGCGTGTATTCGGGCAGCGGTTCGTGCTCCCAATCAGCGACTCCGAAACGTACCAGGGTGGGGGTGTTCGGACTGCAAGATTTAACTCCCCCTCTTCCCAGTGTCCAGGCATGACAACCGGGAGCGTGGCGGCGTTCGAACGGTCGCTGGCGGCGGTCGACGCGACGTCGACGACCGTCACGCCGGACGAGTTCGCGGACGCCCTGGAGGCAGCCATCGAGACACCGGCGGTCGGTGCGCCGCTACCCTTCGACGACGTCTCGCTCGCGGAGACGAGCGTGACCCTCGACCCGCCCCGGTCGACCCTCCAGGAGGCGGCCTGCGGGGTGACCGGGAGTCCGCTCGGCATCGCTGAACTCGGAACCGTCGCGGTCGAGTCGACGGCCGGCGGCGACGAGCTGATCTCGCTGTATCCCGAGCGCCACGTCGCGGTCGTCCGCGCGTCGGACGTCGAACCCGACCTCACGGCGGCCTTCGGGTGGCTGAGCGAGCAGTTCGAACGGGGACGCCAATCGTTCGTGTTCGCGACGGGCCCCAGTGCGACGGGGGACATGGGCGCACTCGTCCGGGGCGCACACGGACCGGCGACGGAACACGTCATCATCATCGAGCCGCATGAGTGAACACGAACACACCAGAGCGGAGGGGTCGAACGGACTGGGTGGCACCGAACACAACGAGCTACGCGAGAATACGCAGCTGTTCAACAAGCAGCGCTACGAGGCCGTCGCGCGCGTCGAGGACTACGAGGCGTACCGCACCCAGGCGAGAGAGATTAAGGAAGCCGCCATCGAACGCCTGCCGGACCTCATCGAGCAGACCCGTCAAGCCGTCGAGGCGAACGGCGGGTCGGTCTACGTCGCCGAGGACGCCGCCGACGCGAACCAGCACATCGAGGGTCTCCTCGACGAGAAGGGCGCCGACAGCGTCGTGAAGTCAAAGTCGATGACCACCGAGGAGATACACCTCAACGACGCGCTCGAAGCCGCGGACGTCGACGTCTGGGAGACGGACCTCGGTGAGTTCGTCATCCAACTGGCGAAGGAGAAACCCTCCCACATCGTCGGGCCGGCGTTGCACATCTCCCGCGAGGAGATAACCGAGCTCTTCGAGGCTGAGTTCGACCCCGAGGAACCCCTCGACACGGCTGAGAGACTCACGCGGTTCGCCCGCGACTACCTCGGCGAGCGAATCGACGCGGCCGACGTCGGTATCACAGGCGCGAACTTCGTGCTGGCCGAGAGCGGCTCTATCGTGCTGGTCACCAACGAGGGCAACGCCCGCAAGTGTGCGTCGATTCCCGACACCCACGTCGCCGTCGCCGGTATCGAGAAGATAGTGCCCTCCATCGACGAGCTGCATCCGTTCGTCGAGATTCTCTCCCGGGCGTCGAATGGGCAGGACATCACGCAGTACCTCTCGATGCTGACGCCGCCCGTCGAGACCCCGGCCGTCGACTTCCGCAGCGACGACGACCCGACGATGAGCGACGCCGACGGGGAGCGGGCCTTCCATCTGGTACTTATCGACAACGGCCGCATGGCGATGCGCGACGACGAGGACCTGCGCGAGACGCTGTACTGCATCCGCTGTGGCGCGTGTGCCAACTCTTGTGCGAACTTCCAGCACGTCGGCGGACACGAGTTCGGCGGCGAGACGTACACGGGCGGCATCGCGACCGGGTGGGAGGCCGGCATCGAAGGGCTCGACGTCGCCGGCGAGTTCAACGACCTCTGTACGGGGTGTTCGAGTTGCGTCAACGCCTGTCCGGTCAAGATAGACATCCCGTGGATAAACACCGTCGTCAGGGACCGGCGCAACCACAGCGAAGCGCCCTCGTACAGCGACGTGCTCGTCGACGGCCTCGTTCCGGACGCGGAACCGGCCGGGACACCGTTACAGAAGCGGTTCTTCGGGAACTTCGAGACAGTAGCGAAACTCGGGAGCGCCACTGCGCCG
This DNA window, taken from Haloarcula ordinaria, encodes the following:
- a CDS encoding fumarylacetoacetate hydrolase family protein, giving the protein MRYYRTTVDGRLHLVAFDDETGYDITSAKPAVTDFADLAHVADVAGSTVDDVARGLLDDADVVDVPADESVDVPVGADEVWAAGVTYEISEQAREAESGMPEMYLHVYDADRPEIFFKATPNRVVGPGEAVGIREDSDWNVPEPELGIVLHRGDIVGYTIGNDMSSRSIEGENPLYLPQAKVYDRCCSLGPCVVSAESVSDPHDLTMSMTISDGDEVRYEGETSTGEMVRTCEELVSYLTRHNAVPESAVLLTGTSLVPEEGFTLSPDDQVDITIEGIGRLTNPTTMV
- a CDS encoding D-2-hydroxyacid dehydrogenase, giving the protein MTPDDVDILVLRSGPHGMPSEDYARELSQRLPDANVFHAATPEAERAAIKFARVVTSTRISTALLDQADNLELFAGAAAGYDHLPLDTFREMGVTVTNASGVHGPNIAEQVLGFVLMFTRRLDEAVRRSQRGEWRHFQAHELAGSTVTVVGLGAIGTAVVERLQGFDVETVGVRYTPEKGGPTDEVVGFEPAAFNRALARTDYLVLACPLTETTRGLLGDAEFDTLPPDAVVVNVGRGGLVDTPALVSAVQGNRIRGAALDVTDPEPLPADHALWDYENVLVTPHNAGHSPKYYERLADIVAGNVRRLDDGEAVGDLENVVLDPTE
- a CDS encoding LUD domain-containing protein, giving the protein MTTGSVAAFERSLAAVDATSTTVTPDEFADALEAAIETPAVGAPLPFDDVSLAETSVTLDPPRSTLQEAACGVTGSPLGIAELGTVAVESTAGGDELISLYPERHVAVVRASDVEPDLTAAFGWLSEQFERGRQSFVFATGPSATGDMGALVRGAHGPATEHVIIIEPHE
- a CDS encoding LUD domain-containing protein; the encoded protein is MSEHEHTRAEGSNGLGGTEHNELRENTQLFNKQRYEAVARVEDYEAYRTQAREIKEAAIERLPDLIEQTRQAVEANGGSVYVAEDAADANQHIEGLLDEKGADSVVKSKSMTTEEIHLNDALEAADVDVWETDLGEFVIQLAKEKPSHIVGPALHISREEITELFEAEFDPEEPLDTAERLTRFARDYLGERIDAADVGITGANFVLAESGSIVLVTNEGNARKCASIPDTHVAVAGIEKIVPSIDELHPFVEILSRASNGQDITQYLSMLTPPVETPAVDFRSDDDPTMSDADGERAFHLVLIDNGRMAMRDDEDLRETLYCIRCGACANSCANFQHVGGHEFGGETYTGGIATGWEAGIEGLDVAGEFNDLCTGCSSCVNACPVKIDIPWINTVVRDRRNHSEAPSYSDVLVDGLVPDAEPAGTPLQKRFFGNFETVAKLGSATAPLSNAIAGTGIARAAMERLVGVDARRDLPTFERATLVEWARDRPAQVTDPERRVVLYPDVYTNYVQTERGRAAVRVLEALGCSVTVPAVCGSGRAPLSQGLVSTARSKAETVADTLGGYVEEGDDVVVVEPSDYAMFQREYENLLDESAYDRLAANSYDVFEFVYGCLQNGADSSALQGPTGEGVAYHSHCQQRTLGVESYTEAVLDELGYDVVTSDVECCGMAGSFGYKTEYYDVSMDVGSDLADQFEPVAGERTVVASGTSCIEQLDSLLRVESRHPIQLLAPN